A window of Carassius carassius chromosome 44, fCarCar2.1, whole genome shotgun sequence contains these coding sequences:
- the abhd8b gene encoding protein ABHD8: MLTSFVDGIFCCFTGKSTNVVVPIESSEPTDGFEFVEVKPGRVLRVRHIIPDRPVVEEPGTGEGGTVSCKRKISVYRNGQLLIENINEATPPELVRYQNGDSTVDTDVSNCEAPPAAQASEPTPGSATAGQATDIKPAPQQNLQQVQRRRRKPKRSIVIDCERKITCCKGTHPDVALFFIHGVGGSLDIWGSQLDYFSQLGYEVIAPDLAGHGASSAPQIPAAYTFYALAEDVRIIFKRYAKKRNILVGHSYGVSFCTFLAHEYPEQVHKVVMINGGGPTALEPSLCSVFNLPTCVLNFLSPCLTWSFLMAGFAHQGTREKKLLKENNAFNVSSFVLRSMMSGQYWPEGDEVYHAEITVPVLLVHGMYDKFVPVQEDQRMAEILLLGFLKIIDDGSHMVMMECPDVVNTLLHEFFLWQPATASKPKQESAPTKTTTTKPPEDTRPKTAPKSLSEFQPDLTRPTTAPKSIHTGTEAYSGH; encoded by the exons ATGCTCACCAGCTTTGTGGATGGAATATTCTGTTGCTTTACAGGGAAGTCTACTAACGTTGTGGTCCCTATTGAGTCTTCTGAGCCCACCGATGGTTTTGAATTTGTTGAGGTAAAGCCAGGAAGGGTTCTGAGAGTTCGGCATATTATCCCAGACAGACCAGTGGTTGAGGAGCCAGGGACTGGGGAAGGGGGTACAGTCAGCTGCAAGCGCAAAATCTCAGTGTACCGAAATGGACAGCTTCTGATCGAGAACATCAATGaagccacccctccagagttggTCCGCTATCAGAATGGAGACAGCACTGTGGATACAGATGTTTCCAATTGTGAGGCTCCCCCAGCGGCCCAGGCTTCTGAACCCACACCGGGGTCGGCGACCGCAGGACAGGCTACGGATATCAAACCTGCACCTCAGCAGAATCTGCAACAAGTGCAGCGCAGACGGCGCAAACCCAAACGCTCCATTGTGATTGACTGCGAGCGGAAGATCACATGCTGCAAAGGTACTCACCCTGATGTGGCCTTGTTTTTCATTCATGGAGTCGGGGGGTCATTGGATATCTGGGGAAGCCAACTGGACTACTTCTCCCAACTTGGTTACGAAGTCATTGCCCCAGACTTGGCTGGACATGGTGCAAGTTCAGCTCCTCAGATCCCCGCTGCCTATACCTTTTACGCTTTGGCTGAGGACGTTAGGATCATCTTCAAGCGATATGCAAAGAAGCGTAATATTTTAGTAGGACACTCTTATGG TGTTTCGTTTTGTACCTTCTTGGCTCATGAGTATCCGGAACAAGTTCATAAAGTTGTGATGATTAACGGTGGAGGTCCTACAGCACTCGAGCCCAGTCTTTGCTCTGTTTTCAACTTGCCCACGTGTGTCCTTAATTTCCTGTCCCCGTGCCTCACCTGGAGCTTTCTCAT GGCTGGATTTGCCCATCAGGGAACGAGAGAAAAGAAACTACTTAAAGAGAACAATGCCTTCAACGTGTCTTCCTTCGTTCTACGGTCCATGATGAGTGGACAGTACTGGCCAGAGGGAGACGAGGTTTACCATGCTGAAATCACAGTGCCTGTTCTGCTGGTTCACGGCATGTATGACAAGTTTGTACCAGTACAAGAGGACCAACGTATGGCAGAG ATTCTATTGCTGGGGTTCCTGAAGATCATAGACGATGGAAGTCACATGGTCATGATGGAGTGCCCTGACGTAGTTAATACTCTCTTACATGAATTCTTCCTATGGCAGCCAGCAACCGCCTCAAAACCCAAGCAGGAATCAGCCCCCACAAAGACCACCACTACCAAACCTCCAGAGGACACAAGACCAAAAACCGCCCCCAAGTCACTGTCCGAATTTCAACCAGACTTGACAAGACCAACAACTGCACCCAAAAGCATTCATACTGGGACAGAGGCTTACAGTGGACATTAG